The bacterium genome has a window encoding:
- the nuoH gene encoding NADH-quinone oxidoreductase subunit NuoH: MHDLYINIFNKLGIPTFFAEITWPIIPFICVAVLLILVVLFLVLMERKVLAWLTVRKGPNRVGPFGFFQTIADAIKLLCKEDIMSKDTNKILFTLAPVIVFAPIMVIYGLMPFTEKFVAINLAAGLFMIFALSSITTVGIVLAGWASNNKYSLLGAMRSAAQAISYEIPLIIAVLSIAVLAGTLNLSDIVAAQSGGASDQTFLNWNVFSWNIIPSFIGFIVFFICSIAEVNRIPFDLPEAESELVSGYNTEYSGMKFALFFLAEYAAMFIMSVLIVTLFLGGYLSPFNDYLSITLFQNIIHNRNILDLFVHIEQGFWIIAKTYFVIFIIIWIRGTLPRLRADQLMSFAWKFLLPLSLLNLTIVAVFKYVVTLING, encoded by the coding sequence ATGCACGATTTGTATATAAATATTTTTAATAAACTCGGAATACCGACATTTTTTGCAGAAATCACATGGCCGATTATTCCGTTTATATGTGTAGCTGTTTTGCTGATTTTAGTGGTATTATTCCTTGTTTTAATGGAAAGAAAAGTTCTTGCGTGGCTCACAGTAAGAAAAGGTCCCAATAGAGTCGGTCCTTTTGGCTTTTTTCAGACGATAGCGGACGCAATTAAACTTCTTTGCAAAGAAGATATTATGTCTAAAGATACAAATAAAATCCTTTTTACGCTTGCGCCTGTGATTGTATTCGCGCCGATAATGGTTATATACGGTTTAATGCCTTTCACAGAAAAGTTTGTTGCGATTAACCTTGCAGCAGGGTTATTTATGATTTTTGCACTCTCATCAATAACAACTGTGGGAATCGTTCTGGCAGGATGGGCAAGCAATAACAAATATTCATTGCTTGGAGCAATGCGCTCTGCGGCTCAGGCAATTAGCTATGAAATACCTCTTATAATTGCTGTATTGAGCATTGCAGTACTTGCAGGAACACTAAACCTTTCTGATATAGTGGCAGCACAATCCGGAGGTGCTTCCGACCAAACATTCCTTAACTGGAACGTCTTTAGCTGGAACATAATACCTTCTTTTATCGGCTTTATAGTTTTCTTTATATGCTCAATTGCTGAAGTAAACAGGATTCCTTTTGACTTACCGGAAGCTGAAAGCGAGTTGGTAAGCGGATATAATACCGAATACTCAGGCATGAAGTTTGCGCTGTTCTTTCTTGCAGAATATGCCGCTATGTTTATAATGAGTGTTTTAATAGTTACACTATTCTTAGGCGGGTATTTATCGCCTTTTAATGATTATTTATCAATAACTTTATTCCAGAATATAATACATAACCGGAATATTCTTGATCTTTTTGTCCATATAGAGCAAGGGTTCTGGATTATAGCAAAAACATATTTTGTAATATTTATTATTATATGGATTAGAGGCACTTTGCCGAGATTAAGAGCTGACCAGTTGATGTCTTTTGCATGGAAATTTCTTTTACCTCTTTCTTTGCTCAATTTAACGATTGTAGCCGTATTCAAATACGTCGTAACTTTAATAAACGGATAA
- the nuoN gene encoding NADH-quinone oxidoreductase subunit NuoN encodes MNLLFDIANALLPEMLLAILIIICLIMTFSFRNDDQNLVFVAAISGLVFTIISFVFLPHSQEITAFSGTFVSNSFTILFRVLILLGAILSILLSKRYVCNFGNSIGEFYTLILTATLGAMLLTGANDLIMFFVAIETLSISSFALCGYTKLDRLSNEAALKYLVIGAASTAIMLYGFSFLYGITGQTNITNIVNFLSHYEHSTALIISFIFIVAGFGYKLSAVPFHTWTPDVYQGAPIPVAAYLSVVSKIAGFAAIIRFMTLVYADISIFTVVIAVIAAITMTTGNLMAIGQKNIKRLMAYSSIAQAGYILLGLSVLTSEGIAGMIFYLIVYLFMNFGTWAAVEIFASQTGMDSIDDYNGLAHKNRYFALCLSVCLLSLAGIPITAGFFAKFYLFKAIAFAGFKYMPVLIIALINTVFAVFYYVKVIRAMYVRPVGKFAKQKDEIKISLSLQSVLVVTVLATVLLGIFAGPVINLSKSCADILTINKKQHFEKITSITSYLRQ; translated from the coding sequence ATGAATCTATTGTTTGATATAGCAAATGCCCTCTTGCCTGAAATGCTGCTGGCTATTTTAATTATAATATGCCTGATTATGACCTTTAGTTTCAGGAATGATGACCAAAATTTAGTTTTTGTTGCCGCTATATCAGGGCTTGTATTCACTATTATTTCGTTTGTATTTTTGCCTCATTCTCAAGAAATAACTGCATTTTCAGGAACTTTTGTTTCAAACAGTTTTACTATTTTGTTCAGAGTGCTTATTTTACTGGGGGCAATTTTATCAATTTTATTATCAAAAAGATATGTCTGCAATTTTGGCAATAGTATCGGGGAATTTTATACTTTAATTCTCACTGCTACTTTAGGAGCAATGCTTCTGACAGGTGCGAATGATCTTATTATGTTTTTTGTGGCGATTGAAACATTAAGTATTTCAAGCTTTGCCCTGTGCGGATATACTAAACTTGACAGACTAAGTAATGAAGCCGCATTAAAATATCTCGTAATCGGAGCTGCTTCAACAGCTATAATGCTTTATGGGTTTTCATTTCTTTACGGCATTACGGGACAAACAAATATTACAAATATAGTTAATTTTTTATCACATTATGAGCACAGTACAGCATTAATTATAAGTTTTATTTTTATTGTAGCAGGGTTTGGATACAAACTTTCCGCAGTGCCCTTTCATACCTGGACTCCTGATGTTTATCAGGGTGCGCCTATTCCTGTTGCGGCTTACTTATCAGTTGTTTCTAAAATAGCAGGATTTGCAGCCATAATCAGATTTATGACTCTTGTTTATGCGGATATTTCAATTTTTACTGTCGTAATTGCGGTAATTGCCGCAATTACAATGACAACCGGAAATTTAATGGCAATAGGTCAAAAAAATATAAAACGATTAATGGCATATAGTTCAATTGCTCAGGCGGGATATATTCTGCTGGGTCTTTCTGTTCTTACATCAGAAGGGATTGCAGGAATGATATTTTATTTAATCGTCTATTTATTTATGAATTTTGGAACCTGGGCTGCTGTTGAAATTTTTGCAAGCCAGACAGGAATGGATTCTATTGACGATTACAACGGACTTGCGCACAAAAACAGGTATTTTGCGCTTTGCTTATCTGTATGTTTATTGTCTTTAGCAGGTATTCCGATTACGGCAGGTTTTTTCGCAAAGTTTTATTTATTCAAAGCCATTGCCTTTGCCGGATTTAAATATATGCCTGTATTAATAATTGCCTTAATTAATACAGTTTTTGCGGTTTTTTATTATGTAAAAGTTATAAGGGCAATGTATGTAAGACCTGTCGGAAAATTTGCAAAACAAAAAGATGAAATAAAAATTTCTTTATCTTTGCAAAGTGTTTTAGTTGTGACCGTTTTAGCGACTGTATTATTAGGAATATTTGCAGGACCTGTTATAAATCTTTCAAAATCATGTGCAGATATTTTAACTATCAACAAAAAACAGCACTTCGAAAAAATAACGAGCATTACTTCCTACTTAAGACAATAA
- a CDS encoding NADH-quinone oxidoreductase subunit I, with amino-acid sequence MKIIFNKTVNGIIEIARGMFTILKHAFRPAITLEYPEKKPVLSSRTRGRLALTTNQDGNLSCIGCMSCTKVCPCGDLIQIESAKDENNKNIINKFTIDMGRCIFCGNCTQACPKDALIMTDEFELADYSRESLVFDKDKLKLSPEESAKWRDKKERDV; translated from the coding sequence ATGAAAATTATATTTAACAAAACAGTAAATGGAATAATTGAAATAGCAAGAGGCATGTTTACCATCCTTAAGCATGCTTTTAGACCTGCTATAACCCTAGAATATCCAGAAAAAAAACCTGTGCTTTCTTCAAGAACAAGAGGAAGGCTGGCGCTTACTACTAACCAAGATGGAAATCTAAGTTGTATTGGATGCATGTCGTGTACAAAAGTTTGTCCATGCGGCGATTTAATACAGATTGAATCTGCAAAAGACGAAAATAACAAGAATATAATTAATAAATTTACCATTGATATGGGCAGATGCATATTCTGCGGAAACTGTACGCAAGCCTGTCCTAAGGATGCGCTTATTATGACTGATGAATTTGAACTTGCTGATTATTCCAGAGAATCTCTGGTTTTTGATAAAGATAAATTAAAGCTTTCTCCTGAAGAATCTGCAAAATGGAGAGATAAAAAAGAACGGGATGTTTAA
- the nuoK gene encoding NADH-quinone oxidoreductase subunit NuoK, which translates to MRIDIILNLFNVGLTHYLILGAVLFCIGIVGLIISRNIIRVLMSIEILLCAVNINFVAFANYSDINNLQGQVFAIFIMAIAAAEAALGLAILLSLYRNKPTVDTEEMNELKG; encoded by the coding sequence ATGAGAATAGACATTATTTTAAACCTTTTCAACGTAGGACTTACTCATTACTTGATTTTGGGGGCTGTTTTATTTTGTATCGGTATAGTGGGACTTATTATTTCGCGAAATATAATCAGAGTACTTATGTCAATTGAAATTTTACTTTGTGCGGTAAATATTAATTTTGTTGCTTTTGCAAATTATAGCGACATTAATAATTTACAGGGACAGGTATTTGCTATATTTATAATGGCTATTGCAGCAGCTGAAGCAGCTCTTGGGCTTGCCATTCTTCTATCGCTTTACAGGAACAAACCTACAGTTGATACAGAAGAAATGAACGAATTAAAAGGATAA
- a CDS encoding NADH-quinone oxidoreductase subunit J → MDIIYNLFFYVIAFVLVIAALGVVFLPRIVYSAVAMILAFISVAGIFVLLNADFVAISQIIIYAVGITIVMIFAIMLTGRISEKKLWIAFAPRTLFAFATSGAFFVTILFAITDGFKSLARESNIFSATLPSIETIDTLQNEGTTGIIGKALFTKYVLPFEILSLLLLAAIIGAVVLAKKDRDNLVNPTTNLIEED, encoded by the coding sequence ATGGACATAATTTATAATTTATTTTTCTATGTTATTGCATTTGTGCTGGTAATTGCAGCTCTGGGAGTTGTATTTTTGCCGAGAATTGTGTACTCTGCAGTAGCAATGATTCTGGCTTTTATTTCAGTGGCAGGAATTTTTGTGTTATTAAACGCTGATTTTGTTGCTATATCGCAAATAATTATTTATGCAGTAGGCATAACAATAGTTATGATTTTTGCAATTATGCTCACCGGAAGGATTTCAGAAAAAAAACTCTGGATAGCTTTTGCGCCAAGAACATTGTTTGCTTTTGCCACTTCGGGAGCATTTTTTGTTACTATTTTGTTTGCAATAACTGACGGATTCAAGTCTTTAGCGAGAGAAAGCAATATATTTTCGGCAACATTACCTTCTATAGAAACTATTGATACTTTGCAGAACGAAGGAACAACCGGAATTATAGGCAAAGCTCTCTTTACAAAATATGTTTTGCCGTTTGAAATATTGTCATTATTACTGCTGGCAGCAATTATAGGGGCAGTAGTTCTGGCAAAAAAAGACAGGGATAATCTTGTTAACCCTACAACAAACCTGATAGAGGAAGATTAA
- a CDS encoding NADH-quinone oxidoreductase subunit D, translating to MVVENTFNKEMIINVGPQHPSTHGVLRLVMSLNGEIIKETKPVIGYLHRGMEKLAESRNYFQYLPMVDRIDYLSSFFCSAAFCYAVESIAGIVVPKRAEYIRLITMEFNRIASHLMWVASFLLDLGATTPMFYAFREREDIVKLFEELTGQRMMYNFYTFGGVKKDLPEGWMNKALDLCKIMPKMFDEYEAIITKNPIFLERTKGVGILTPQMATDYAITGANIRASAIDLDLRKINTYSVYNEIDFQTHLAENGDSYDRYIVRIAEMRESIKIIEQAIKQIPGGTPEKLKVKSVNCGCKDENCEYCGFDTQLIAKKLNAAVFKPPAGEAISTIEAPRGVITCYVVSDGTNKPVRVKWRTPSFSSVQVLPELIKGKNYSDLMPIFGSLDVVLPEVDR from the coding sequence ATGGTAGTAGAAAATACTTTTAATAAAGAAATGATAATAAATGTCGGGCCTCAACATCCCAGTACTCACGGCGTTTTAAGGTTAGTTATGTCGCTAAATGGCGAAATAATTAAAGAAACAAAACCCGTAATCGGATATTTGCATAGAGGGATGGAAAAACTTGCCGAGAGCAGAAATTATTTTCAGTATTTACCGATGGTTGACCGAATAGATTATTTATCGAGTTTCTTTTGTTCAGCAGCTTTCTGTTATGCGGTGGAATCTATTGCAGGGATTGTGGTTCCTAAAAGAGCCGAATATATCAGGCTAATCACGATGGAATTTAACAGAATTGCCTCGCATTTAATGTGGGTTGCTTCATTTTTGCTGGATTTAGGAGCGACTACTCCTATGTTTTATGCGTTTAGAGAGCGTGAAGACATAGTTAAACTTTTTGAAGAACTGACCGGACAAAGAATGATGTATAATTTTTACACATTTGGCGGAGTAAAAAAGGATTTGCCCGAGGGTTGGATGAATAAAGCTCTGGATTTATGCAAAATAATGCCTAAAATGTTCGATGAATACGAAGCAATTATCACTAAAAACCCTATATTTTTAGAAAGAACAAAAGGTGTCGGTATTTTAACTCCGCAAATGGCAACAGATTACGCAATTACAGGAGCAAATATCAGAGCATCGGCAATCGATTTGGATTTAAGAAAAATAAATACTTATTCGGTTTACAACGAAATCGATTTTCAAACACATCTTGCTGAAAATGGTGATAGTTACGACAGATATATAGTAAGAATTGCCGAAATGAGAGAATCTATCAAAATTATAGAGCAGGCAATAAAACAAATTCCCGGTGGTACACCAGAAAAATTAAAAGTTAAAAGCGTAAACTGCGGCTGTAAAGACGAAAATTGCGAATATTGCGGTTTCGACACACAACTTATAGCGAAAAAACTAAATGCCGCTGTTTTTAAACCACCTGCAGGTGAAGCAATTTCCACTATTGAAGCGCCAAGAGGAGTCATAACCTGTTATGTAGTGAGCGACGGTACAAATAAACCTGTAAGAGTCAAATGGAGAACTCCTTCGTTTTCTTCTGTACAGGTGTTACCTGAGCTGATAAAAGGCAAAAATTACTCTGATTTAATGCCGATTTTTGGAAGTCTTGACGTTGTACTTCCTGAAGTTGACAGATAA
- a CDS encoding NADH-quinone oxidoreductase subunit B family protein, with product MQIILTAVDFIYNWGRSNSLWPLTFATSCCGIEMISASAATFDISRFGSEVFRATPRQADLMITAGTVTHRMAPALVRLYEQMPEPKYVIAMGACAVTGGMYENDSYSVVRGVDRLVPVDVYLPGCPPRPEALLDAIIKLQKQMKTETILDRKKYLDAHKPRVTLSEDENCEVLLPNSEFEVIHWGVQKIGYDTDYNCKEAQSADVAI from the coding sequence ATGCAGATAATTTTAACAGCAGTCGATTTTATATACAACTGGGGAAGGTCTAATTCTTTATGGCCTTTGACATTTGCTACTTCGTGCTGCGGAATTGAAATGATTTCAGCAAGTGCAGCAACTTTTGACATATCAAGATTCGGCTCGGAAGTCTTTAGGGCAACGCCACGTCAAGCTGACCTAATGATAACTGCCGGTACTGTTACTCACAGAATGGCACCTGCTTTAGTCCGTCTTTACGAACAAATGCCTGAGCCTAAATATGTAATTGCAATGGGAGCTTGCGCAGTTACAGGCGGAATGTACGAGAACGATTCTTACTCTGTAGTTAGAGGGGTAGACAGACTGGTTCCTGTTGATGTTTATTTGCCGGGATGCCCTCCAAGACCTGAAGCACTTCTTGATGCAATAATAAAGCTTCAGAAACAAATGAAAACAGAAACTATACTGGATAGAAAAAAATATCTTGACGCGCATAAGCCCAGAGTGACGCTTTCAGAAGATGAAAATTGTGAAGTTCTGCTTCCCAATTCCGAATTTGAAGTAATTCACTGGGGCGTACAAAAAATAGGTTATGACACTGATTATAATTGCAAAGAAGCACAAAGCGCTGACGTTGCAATATAA
- a CDS encoding NADH-quinone oxidoreductase subunit C: MPETSNITAIDEKFEVKHLDKTSDGIEIIEVPKDKLIELVTYLKMHVNTQFNMLFSVSGLDRVDCFEVVYNFYSTVFHKKLLLKVNLEKENPGVESLCGLYSAADWHERETYDLLGINFYNHPNLERILLPKDWIGHPLRKDYVNKDKRLNWNER; this comes from the coding sequence GTGCCTGAAACATCTAATATTACAGCAATTGACGAAAAATTCGAGGTAAAACACCTTGATAAAACCTCTGATGGCATTGAAATAATTGAAGTACCAAAAGATAAGTTAATTGAGCTTGTTACATACCTTAAAATGCACGTAAATACACAATTTAATATGCTTTTTTCTGTAAGCGGGCTTGATAGAGTTGATTGTTTCGAAGTTGTTTACAATTTTTATTCAACAGTTTTCCATAAAAAACTTCTTTTAAAAGTTAATCTTGAGAAAGAAAATCCGGGTGTAGAAAGCTTATGCGGATTATATTCGGCGGCTGATTGGCACGAAAGAGAAACTTATGACTTATTAGGCATAAATTTCTATAATCATCCTAATTTAGAAAGAATTTTGTTACCAAAAGACTGGATTGGACACCCTTTAAGAAAAGATTATGTGAATAAAGATAAAAGATTGAACTGGAACGAAAGATAA
- a CDS encoding NuoM family protein: MEFLSLILLIFLPVIGAIIIFGPWFPQNEVKIRRFAKGWSGLVFIYSLFFITFFNPSQTGFQFENILKLPGGKDWIAPLGINFAFGVDGISITLIILTTFLVLISLIASKYSITKRHKLYYSMIFVLETAILGVFAAKDLFLFFLFWEIELIPMYFLISIWGTGRKEYSAMKFILYTFAGSIFMLASILAIVYYHYSQTGILTFDLGIYTSLKDYSYPLIFSILAFFGFFAAFAVKLPIVPLHTWLPDAHVDAPTPVSMLLAGILLKMGGYGLIRMNLQILPQAVKVLAPLLIILGVINIIYTACIALVQTDLKKLIAYSSVSHMGIVLVGLGALNTAGISGAVFQMAAHGIISAGLFMIVGIIYLRTHTREIPLLGGLGQNAPRIMYFSLMIVLASLGLPLLIGFAAETLAFYGAFTSYAINGLSFFGWYIPVSIQVLTAAAIFGIILTAAYLLWMFKKVFYGNLLPRWKKFHDATPHEVVILLSLILVIVVFGFYPTGLTSIFVPTVNNIVNLI; this comes from the coding sequence ATGGAATTTTTATCTCTAATATTATTGATATTTCTGCCCGTTATAGGGGCAATAATTATATTCGGTCCGTGGTTTCCCCAAAATGAAGTAAAAATAAGAAGGTTCGCAAAAGGCTGGAGCGGTCTTGTGTTTATTTATTCGCTGTTTTTTATAACATTTTTTAATCCGTCACAAACAGGTTTTCAGTTCGAAAATATATTAAAACTACCCGGAGGAAAAGATTGGATTGCGCCTCTAGGAATAAATTTTGCATTTGGTGTTGACGGAATATCTATTACACTTATTATTTTAACCACATTTTTGGTTCTTATTTCACTTATTGCAAGCAAATATAGCATAACAAAAAGACACAAACTTTATTACTCAATGATATTTGTATTGGAAACTGCTATTTTAGGGGTTTTTGCAGCAAAAGACTTATTCTTATTCTTTTTATTCTGGGAAATAGAACTGATTCCGATGTATTTTCTGATTTCTATATGGGGAACAGGCAGAAAAGAATATTCAGCAATGAAATTTATTCTTTATACTTTTGCAGGAAGTATTTTCATGCTTGCATCTATACTTGCTATTGTGTATTACCACTATTCACAGACAGGCATTTTGACTTTTGATTTAGGAATTTATACGTCATTAAAAGATTACAGCTACCCATTAATTTTCTCTATACTAGCTTTTTTTGGATTTTTCGCTGCATTTGCAGTAAAACTCCCTATAGTTCCTTTGCATACTTGGCTTCCTGATGCGCATGTTGATGCTCCTACACCTGTAAGTATGCTTCTAGCAGGGATTTTGCTAAAAATGGGCGGTTACGGATTGATAAGAATGAATTTGCAGATTTTACCTCAGGCGGTTAAGGTTTTAGCACCGTTGCTTATTATTTTAGGAGTCATAAACATAATTTATACAGCCTGTATTGCGCTTGTTCAAACAGATCTCAAAAAACTAATTGCCTACAGCAGTGTCAGCCACATGGGAATCGTTTTAGTCGGACTGGGCGCTTTAAATACTGCCGGAATTTCCGGAGCTGTTTTTCAGATGGCGGCACATGGCATAATAAGTGCAGGTTTGTTTATGATAGTCGGCATTATTTATCTGAGAACGCACACAAGAGAAATTCCTTTGTTGGGCGGGCTGGGGCAAAATGCTCCAAGAATTATGTATTTCTCTTTAATGATAGTTCTTGCGAGTTTAGGTTTACCTTTATTAATTGGTTTTGCTGCCGAAACGCTGGCTTTTTACGGAGCTTTTACGTCATATGCAATAAACGGGCTTTCTTTTTTCGGCTGGTATATTCCTGTTTCTATACAAGTATTGACTGCTGCAGCTATTTTCGGAATAATTTTAACGGCTGCTTACCTGTTATGGATGTTTAAAAAAGTTTTCTATGGCAACTTACTCCCCAGATGGAAGAAATTCCACGATGCTACACCTCATGAAGTAGTCATACTGCTGTCATTAATACTTGTAATCGTAGTATTCGGGTTTTATCCAACAGGATTAACAAGTATTTTCGTTCCTACAGTCAATAATATTGTGAATTTAATTTAA
- a CDS encoding NADH-quinone oxidoreductase subunit A, which produces MYISGYGMLIAFILFSFAFAAAALIMSFLVQPKAPGKQKEKTYECGMKPFGDSRIQFDLKYYLYALLFLIFDIEAVFLFPWAVSYNKLGLFALVEALIFIAILVVGLVYAWKKDALKWQ; this is translated from the coding sequence ATGTACATATCGGGTTACGGGATGTTAATTGCTTTTATTTTATTTTCTTTCGCTTTTGCCGCGGCAGCTTTGATTATGTCATTTCTGGTTCAGCCAAAAGCACCGGGAAAGCAAAAAGAAAAAACTTATGAATGCGGAATGAAACCGTTCGGGGATTCAAGAATTCAATTTGATTTAAAGTATTATCTTTACGCTTTATTATTTCTAATATTTGATATTGAAGCTGTTTTTCTTTTTCCATGGGCGGTGAGCTATAATAAATTAGGACTGTTTGCACTGGTAGAAGCTTTAATATTTATAGCAATACTAGTAGTAGGACTGGTTTATGCCTGGAAAAAAGACGCTTTAAAGTGGCAATAA
- the nuoL gene encoding NADH-quinone oxidoreductase subunit L yields the protein MQFFVENAGLIALLPLWVFLIIIFGQNLFVYENKKFTLWLTTASTFAGLVCSSFILVWTFNHTAPYVQNFNWIQAGNINLSIGIIVDRLAAMMLMVVTSVSLLIQIYSHEYMNKDEGYHRFFAYLNLFNFSMLGLVLSSNLFQTYIFWELVGVSSYLLIGFWFRRPSAASAATKAFIMNRIGDCGLLIGILMFLFFSIGWWASSSDIFLSFTSMPEAAKYVLDSTNPFLYTVIAILIFLGPVAKSAQFPLHTWLPDAMEGPTPISALIHAATMVAAGVYLIARVYPIFELSPNAMTIIAWTGAITAFMTATIAITQQDIKKALAYSTCSQLGFMVMAMGAGAYSAGLFHLMTHAYFKAMLFLCSGAVIHGLNDQQDMKYMGGLRKHMPAVAYTYLIGCLAISGIFLSGFWSKEEIFSGLLEHNQLVLLVIAISVAGMTAFYMFRTYFLTFEGEYRGHEHPHNASKTITLPLIILAIPSAIIGFILCGKFGLPSFDAFINTATETASRGESLLIPVVSLLVSLAGFGLAMILYVDKYKNMFKINLDKFIQKIKPVYNFSANLWYIDRSYYKFVDYIVLPISEFLSAFDKFIVDGLVNLVAIWVRFSGWLLRIFQNGNVQTYATILFGGLMFLTFIFTIYWLL from the coding sequence ATGCAGTTTTTTGTAGAAAATGCCGGTTTAATAGCGTTATTGCCCTTGTGGGTTTTCTTGATTATTATATTTGGTCAAAATTTATTTGTTTATGAAAATAAAAAATTCACGTTATGGCTGACGACAGCAAGCACTTTTGCCGGTCTTGTTTGCTCAAGTTTTATATTAGTCTGGACTTTTAATCACACTGCACCTTATGTTCAGAACTTTAACTGGATCCAGGCTGGCAATATCAATTTATCAATAGGAATTATCGTAGACAGGCTTGCTGCAATGATGCTTATGGTTGTTACAAGCGTAAGTTTGCTTATTCAGATATATTCTCATGAATATATGAACAAAGACGAAGGCTATCACAGGTTTTTTGCATACCTCAACCTGTTTAATTTTTCGATGCTAGGACTTGTTTTAAGTTCTAATCTTTTTCAAACTTATATTTTCTGGGAACTCGTGGGAGTTTCGAGTTATCTGCTTATTGGTTTCTGGTTCAGAAGACCGTCTGCTGCGAGTGCAGCAACTAAAGCTTTTATCATGAACAGAATCGGTGATTGCGGTTTGCTGATAGGCATTTTAATGTTTTTATTTTTCTCAATCGGCTGGTGGGCAAGCAGTAGTGATATATTTTTAAGTTTTACCTCTATGCCCGAAGCTGCAAAATATGTTCTTGACTCAACAAATCCCTTTTTATATACAGTTATTGCAATTTTAATTTTTCTTGGACCGGTGGCAAAAAGCGCACAATTTCCATTACATACTTGGCTTCCGGATGCAATGGAAGGCCCGACACCAATCAGTGCTTTAATTCACGCAGCTACAATGGTTGCAGCAGGTGTTTATCTTATCGCAAGAGTTTATCCAATTTTCGAACTTTCTCCTAATGCAATGACAATCATTGCATGGACAGGTGCAATTACTGCATTTATGACTGCAACTATAGCTATAACGCAGCAGGATATAAAAAAGGCATTGGCTTATTCAACTTGCAGCCAGCTTGGATTTATGGTAATGGCTATGGGCGCCGGTGCATACTCTGCAGGTCTGTTCCATCTTATGACACACGCTTATTTTAAGGCTATGTTGTTCCTCTGCTCAGGCGCAGTAATACATGGATTGAATGACCAGCAGGACATGAAATATATGGGCGGCTTAAGAAAACATATGCCGGCTGTTGCTTATACTTATTTAATAGGTTGTTTGGCTATTTCGGGGATATTTCTGAGCGGATTCTGGTCAAAAGAAGAAATTTTTTCAGGATTACTAGAGCATAACCAGCTTGTTTTACTTGTAATTGCAATCTCAGTTGCAGGAATGACGGCTTTTTATATGTTCAGAACTTATTTTCTTACATTTGAAGGGGAATACAGAGGACATGAACATCCTCATAATGCCTCAAAAACAATAACTCTACCGTTAATTATTCTGGCAATTCCGTCTGCTATAATAGGTTTTATTCTTTGTGGAAAGTTCGGATTACCTTCGTTCGATGCTTTTATAAACACAGCAACGGAAACTGCTTCTCGCGGAGAAAGTTTATTGATTCCTGTTGTTTCTTTATTAGTTTCACTGGCAGGGTTTGGGCTTGCTATGATTTTGTACGTCGATAAATACAAAAATATGTTCAAAATCAATCTGGATAAATTTATACAAAAAATTAAACCCGTTTACAATTTTTCCGCAAACCTCTGGTATATCGATCGTTCCTATTACAAATTTGTTGATTATATTGTACTTCCTATTTCTGAATTTTTGTCAGCTTTCGACAAATTTATTGTAGATGGATTAGTCAATCTGGTGGCTATCTGGGTGCGTTTTAGCGGTTGGTTACTGAGAATTTTTCAAAATGGAAATGTCCAAACTTACGCCACAATACTTTTTGGCGGATTGATGTTTTTAACGTTCATATTCACTATTTACTGGTTATTGTAA